In Methanocaldococcus lauensis, a single genomic region encodes these proteins:
- a CDS encoding MnmC family methyltransferase, whose protein sequence is MLPNKKGLEIIRTYMKIYNGSNEDFIKEHLVKELIENNVLVETEDETYTLKSENEEEMMHSKVGALKEAVYKFVKPSNIENLGNPRVLDLCSGLCYNAISALHYNKNSKIDMVEICEEVLFLTLFLDIPFKEHEIIKDKVREYFLNKIGIKYKSKYDNINIYVEDARKFIVNCNKKYDIVFHDAFSPKRDPTLYTYDFLREIYKRLNDNGVIISYSSSIPFRSALVSCGFIISERESIGRKRGITLGYKNPNFKPNRINKIDERVIALSINAIPYRDETLNLTKEEIIKNRNIRKEKLREKLIKVGKYISTKQIKKGNIPEDILKIQEENLNSSEIIIKMRREFFKDIYDEIFSIY, encoded by the coding sequence ATGCTTCCAAATAAAAAAGGTTTAGAGATTATTAGAACATATATGAAAATATACAATGGAAGTAATGAAGATTTTATTAAAGAACATTTAGTTAAAGAATTAATAGAAAACAATGTTTTAGTAGAAACTGAAGATGAAACCTATACATTAAAATCTGAAAATGAAGAGGAAATGATGCACTCAAAAGTCGGGGCTTTAAAAGAAGCTGTTTATAAATTTGTTAAACCTTCAAATATTGAAAATTTAGGAAATCCAAGAGTTTTAGATTTGTGTAGTGGTTTATGTTATAATGCTATATCTGCTCTACATTATAATAAAAACAGCAAAATAGATATGGTTGAAATTTGTGAAGAGGTTTTATTTTTAACTTTATTTTTAGATATCCCATTTAAAGAGCATGAGATTATAAAAGACAAAGTTAGAGAGTATTTTTTAAATAAAATAGGAATTAAATACAAGTCAAAATATGATAACATTAATATATATGTCGAAGATGCAAGAAAATTTATTGTAAATTGTAATAAAAAATATGATATAGTTTTTCACGATGCCTTTTCTCCTAAGAGAGATCCAACTTTATACACTTACGATTTTTTAAGAGAAATTTACAAAAGATTAAATGATAATGGGGTAATAATATCTTATTCATCATCAATTCCATTTAGAAGTGCATTAGTTAGTTGCGGATTTATAATTTCAGAAAGAGAGAGTATTGGAAGAAAAAGAGGTATTACTTTGGGATATAAAAATCCAAATTTTAAGCCAAACAGAATTAATAAAATTGATGAAAGAGTTATTGCCTTATCAATTAATGCAATCCCCTATAGGGATGAAACTTTAAATTTAACTAAGGAAGAAATTATAAAAAATAGAAATATTCGTAAAGAAAAATTAAGAGAAAAATTAATTAAAGTTGGTAAGTATATTTCAACTAAACAGATAAAAAAAGGAAACATTCCAGAAGATATTTTAAAAATTCAAGAAGAGAATTTAAATTCCTCAGAAATTATTATAAAGATGAGAAGAGAATTCTTTAAAGACATATATGATGAGATTTTTTCTATTTATTAA
- the asd gene encoding aspartate-semialdehyde dehydrogenase has product MKINVGVLGATGSVGQRFVQLLAEHPMFELTVLAASERSAGKKYKDACYWFQDRDIPENIKDMVVVPTDPKHEAFEDVDIVFSALPSDLAKKFEPEFAKEGKLVFSNASAYRMEEDVPLVIPEVNADHLNLIEIQREKRGWDGAIITNPNCSTICAVITLKPIMDKFGLDSVIITTLQAVSGAGYNGVPSMAILDNLIPFIKNEEEKMQTESLKLLGTLKDGKVEFAKFKLSASCNRVAVIDGHTECIFVKTENGAEPEEIKEVMDKFDPLKDLNLPTYAKPIVIKEEIDRPQPRLDRNIGNGMSIVVGRIRKDPIFDVKYVALEHNTIRGAAGASVLNAEYFVKKYL; this is encoded by the coding sequence ATGAAAATAAATGTTGGTGTTTTAGGGGCTACTGGTAGCGTAGGACAGAGATTTGTTCAGTTGTTGGCAGAGCATCCAATGTTTGAATTAACTGTTTTAGCCGCATCAGAGAGAAGTGCTGGAAAAAAGTATAAAGATGCCTGTTATTGGTTCCAAGATAGGGATATTCCTGAAAATATAAAAGATATGGTTGTAGTTCCGACAGATCCTAAGCATGAAGCATTTGAAGATGTTGATATTGTGTTTTCAGCCTTACCATCAGATTTAGCTAAAAAGTTTGAACCAGAATTTGCTAAAGAAGGAAAGTTAGTTTTCTCTAACGCATCAGCTTATAGAATGGAGGAAGATGTCCCATTAGTCATTCCAGAAGTTAATGCAGACCATCTAAATTTAATAGAAATTCAGAGAGAAAAGAGAGGATGGGATGGAGCAATAATAACAAATCCTAACTGTTCTACAATCTGTGCTGTAATTACATTAAAGCCTATTATGGATAAATTTGGTTTAGATTCAGTTATTATAACCACATTGCAGGCAGTTAGTGGAGCAGGATATAATGGAGTCCCATCAATGGCAATTTTAGATAATTTAATTCCATTTATTAAAAATGAAGAAGAAAAAATGCAAACAGAGAGTTTAAAACTTTTAGGAACCTTAAAAGATGGCAAAGTTGAATTTGCTAAATTTAAATTAAGTGCTTCATGTAATAGAGTGGCTGTTATAGATGGACATACTGAATGTATATTTGTCAAAACAGAAAATGGAGCTGAGCCAGAGGAGATAAAGGAAGTTATGGATAAATTTGATCCATTAAAAGATTTAAACCTTCCAACTTATGCTAAACCAATAGTTATTAAGGAAGAAATAGATAGACCTCAGCCAAGATTAGATAGAAACATTGGAAATGGAATGAGTATAGTTGTTGGTAGAATTAGAAAAGATCCAATATTTGATGTTAAATACGTTGCATTAGAGCATAACACAATTAGAGGAGCAGCAGGAGCAAGTGTATTAAATGCAGAATACTTCGTTAAAAAGTATTTATAA
- the purF gene encoding amidophosphoribosyltransferase, whose amino-acid sequence MCGIFGVYSYEKLNVAKRIYYGLFALQHRGQEGAGIATSDGKNINYYKNLGLVTDVFKSEILQNLFGYIGIGHVRYSTTGGKSVENCQPFVVKSSFGNIAIAHNGDLVNSNELRKELESKGHIFVSSTDSEVIAQLLVRELLKTSDKIEAIKNTLKKLVGAYSLLIMFNDSLIAIRDPRGFKPLCIGRDENNIYVSSEDCALTTLDAEFIRDVKPGEIIEIKDGEITSYEFDYDISKNYDTISVNAPSIYKGATTCMFEYVYFARPDSTIDGISVYKVRKNIGKILAKEHPVDADVVSPIPDSGVAFALGFSEESKIPYYEGLIKNRYVGRTFILPSQNERELAVRLKLSPVKSVLEGKRVVLVDDSIVRGTTSRRIVNMVRKAGAKEVHLRIGCPKIISPCYYGIDMATKKELIASNKTEEEIRKDLGVDSIGYISLEGLIKAIGRKDLCLACLTGKYPTDVNFEKVLERKH is encoded by the coding sequence ATGTGTGGGATATTTGGAGTTTATTCTTATGAAAAACTAAATGTTGCAAAGAGAATTTATTATGGATTATTTGCTTTACAACATAGAGGACAAGAAGGAGCAGGAATTGCTACAAGTGATGGAAAAAATATAAACTACTATAAAAATCTTGGTTTAGTAACGGATGTCTTTAAAAGTGAGATACTACAAAATCTATTTGGATACATTGGAATTGGGCATGTGAGGTATTCAACAACTGGAGGAAAATCTGTTGAAAACTGTCAGCCATTTGTAGTTAAAAGTTCTTTTGGTAATATAGCAATAGCTCATAATGGTGATTTAGTAAATTCAAATGAATTAAGAAAAGAGTTGGAATCAAAAGGGCATATATTTGTTTCTTCTACAGACTCTGAAGTTATAGCCCAACTCTTAGTTAGAGAGTTGTTAAAAACTTCTGATAAAATTGAGGCAATAAAAAATACATTAAAAAAACTTGTTGGGGCTTATTCACTTTTAATAATGTTTAACGATTCGTTAATAGCCATTAGAGACCCACGAGGATTTAAACCGTTATGTATTGGTAGAGATGAAAATAATATATATGTTTCTTCAGAAGATTGTGCTTTAACAACCTTAGATGCTGAGTTTATTAGAGATGTTAAGCCGGGAGAAATTATTGAAATCAAAGATGGTGAAATAACATCTTATGAATTTGATTATGATATTTCCAAAAACTATGATACTATAAGTGTTAATGCTCCTTCAATATATAAGGGAGCGACAACATGTATGTTTGAGTATGTATATTTTGCAAGACCAGATTCAACAATTGACGGAATAAGTGTATATAAGGTTAGGAAAAATATAGGAAAAATTTTGGCTAAGGAACATCCTGTAGATGCCGATGTAGTTTCTCCAATTCCAGATTCGGGAGTTGCTTTTGCATTGGGTTTTTCTGAAGAGTCAAAAATTCCATACTATGAAGGTTTGATAAAAAATAGATATGTAGGAAGAACTTTTATTTTACCATCCCAAAACGAAAGGGAGTTGGCTGTTAGATTAAAACTAAGTCCAGTAAAAAGTGTTTTAGAAGGAAAAAGAGTTGTTTTAGTAGATGACAGTATTGTTAGAGGAACTACTTCAAGGAGAATTGTAAATATGGTTAGAAAGGCTGGAGCAAAAGAAGTGCATCTAAGAATAGGATGCCCTAAAATTATATCTCCTTGTTATTATGGTATAGATATGGCGACTAAAAAAGAGCTTATCGCTTCAAATAAAACAGAAGAGGAGATTAGAAAAGATCTTGGTGTAGATTCTATTGGATATATATCGTTGGAAGGGTTAATTAAAGCAATTGGTAGAAAAGATTTATGCTTAGCTTGTTTAACTGGGAAATATCCTACTGATGTCAATTTTGAAAAAGTATTAGAAAGAAAGCATTAA
- the purM gene encoding phosphoribosylformylglycinamidine cyclo-ligase, producing MVTYKDAGVDILYEDKIIKSLVSQIKFKRSDIKPAELGLHYAGAVEFLDYYLVLSTDGVGSKMIVAEMANKFDTVGIDMIAMNVNDAICIGAEPIALVDYLAVGHITEEIAEQIGKGLNEGAKEANINIIGGETATLPDMIKGIDLAGTVLAIVKKDEIITGRDVKPGDVIVGLRSSGIHSNGLSLARKVFFDIAKLDVFDKLSYGKTVAEELLTPTRIYVKPILEMVRDKDINVKGLAHITGGSFRKLKRLNNNVTYYIDNLPEPLPIFKEIQRLGNVNDEEMFRTFNMGIGFCVIVDEEDANKVIKISNKYNIPAQIIGRVVDNLDINGEKIVGKSVVKYKDKYIILG from the coding sequence ATGGTTACATATAAAGATGCAGGAGTAGATATCTTGTATGAAGATAAAATAATTAAATCTTTAGTTTCACAGATAAAATTTAAGAGAAGTGATATAAAACCAGCTGAGTTAGGATTACATTACGCTGGGGCAGTTGAATTTTTAGACTATTATTTGGTTTTATCTACTGATGGAGTAGGAAGTAAGATGATAGTGGCTGAAATGGCTAATAAATTTGATACTGTAGGAATAGATATGATTGCTATGAATGTAAATGATGCTATATGTATAGGAGCCGAGCCAATTGCCTTGGTAGATTACTTAGCAGTGGGACATATAACTGAAGAGATTGCTGAGCAAATTGGTAAGGGTTTAAATGAAGGAGCAAAAGAGGCAAATATAAACATAATTGGAGGAGAAACAGCCACTTTACCAGATATGATTAAAGGAATTGATTTAGCAGGAACTGTTTTGGCAATAGTTAAAAAAGATGAAATTATAACTGGAAGAGATGTTAAACCGGGAGATGTAATTGTTGGATTGAGAAGTTCTGGAATCCATAGTAATGGTTTATCATTGGCGAGAAAGGTATTTTTTGATATAGCCAAGTTAGATGTTTTCGATAAACTATCTTATGGAAAGACAGTTGCTGAAGAGCTTTTAACACCAACAAGGATTTATGTAAAGCCAATCTTAGAGATGGTTAGAGATAAAGATATTAATGTTAAAGGATTAGCCCATATTACAGGAGGCAGTTTTAGAAAACTTAAGAGATTGAATAACAATGTTACATATTATATTGACAACCTTCCAGAGCCATTACCAATATTTAAAGAAATTCAAAGATTGGGTAATGTAAATGATGAAGAGATGTTTAGAACATTCAATATGGGAATTGGCTTTTGTGTAATTGTTGATGAAGAAGATGCAAATAAAGTTATAAAAATCTCTAATAAATATAATATCCCAGCTCAAATAATTGGGAGAGTAGTGGATAATTTAGATATTAATGGAGAAAAAATTGTAGGAAAGTCAGTAGTTAAATACAAAGATAAATATATTATATTAGGTTAA
- a CDS encoding damage-control phosphatase ARMT1 family protein — translation MKIKPECAICIIRQVVDAVKEITNDEKEQFRLIKNTMEVIKEVYGENAVPAWMGTVVHRHLKKISNTEDPYKNLKEKANKIALKYLDKVRELCNDNNDLERLRKKVLATIAGNVIDFGAYSTDIDIEKLIEDTLNDKLKIDNSKELLEDLKNKNIKKVLYICDNAGEIIFDRILIEEILKYNKEVVAVVKGKPILNDATLEDAKIANIDKICRVITTGSDIIGIILEECSEEFLKEFRSADLIIAKGMGNYESLTEYENEIDKPIYYILKAKCKPVAENIGVNVGDNILLKR, via the coding sequence ATGAAGATAAAACCAGAATGTGCTATCTGTATAATTAGGCAAGTAGTTGATGCTGTTAAAGAAATAACAAATGATGAAAAAGAGCAATTTAGATTAATAAAAAACACTATGGAAGTGATTAAAGAAGTTTATGGAGAAAATGCTGTTCCAGCGTGGATGGGAACTGTTGTTCATAGGCATTTAAAAAAAATTAGCAATACTGAAGACCCTTATAAGAATTTAAAAGAAAAAGCGAATAAAATTGCATTAAAATATTTAGACAAAGTTAGAGAATTGTGTAATGATAACAACGATTTAGAAAGATTAAGAAAAAAAGTCTTAGCTACAATTGCGGGTAATGTTATCGACTTTGGAGCATACAGCACAGATATAGATATAGAGAAGTTAATTGAAGATACCTTAAATGATAAACTAAAAATAGACAACAGTAAAGAATTATTAGAAGATTTAAAAAATAAAAATATAAAAAAAGTTTTATATATCTGTGATAATGCTGGGGAGATTATTTTTGATAGAATTTTAATAGAAGAAATTCTTAAATATAATAAAGAAGTTGTTGCAGTAGTTAAAGGAAAACCAATTTTAAACGATGCTACATTAGAGGATGCAAAGATAGCAAATATTGATAAAATATGTAGAGTAATAACTACTGGATCTGATATAATTGGAATCATATTGGAGGAGTGTTCAGAAGAATTCCTAAAAGAATTTAGAAGTGCTGATTTAATAATTGCAAAGGGTATGGGAAATTATGAAAGTTTAACAGAGTATGAGAATGAAATAGATAAGCCAATTTATTATATATTAAAGGCAAAATGTAAGCCAGTTGCTGAAAATATAGGAGTTAATGTTGGAGATAATATACTATTAAAAAGATAA